The stretch of DNA GAAGGTGGGGCAGGAGACAGCGAGCAAACCACACAAGTGGGTCACCTCTCCTCCAGACAGCAAATGGGCCCGCAATCGTTTGCATCAATTCAGTCCAGTGGGAGATGGAGGACAGGATGGGGAAGGGGTGCCATTAGGACTGTATTGGTATAGAAGGTAGGCACCCAGGAGGAAGAAGGGGTGTGGAGGTTTTTAAACCAGGTAGAGATGGAGACACAGAGGGATATAGGTGTTTTCAATTACCCGCAAATTCAGAGcaatttcctcctctttctgacCACACCTCCCACTGTGAGGCTGATGGGAGCCCTGAACAAAGAGGCGGGGAGATCGCGATTGTTTGACTGTGGGTTGGtggggaggagcaggaggaggtcgGTTTTCATCCGTCTGGCTCGTTCAACCTTTCTCTGTCACCTTGCAGCTTTATtggagcttttctttttttccttttttttttttcaatggggAGAAACTTCAAAGTGCGTTTCAACTTCTGTGTAGATGTTGATAAGCAACTTCCTGAAAACGAGAGATACTCTTATGCCGTGTGCAGATAACACggacagacacaggcacagcGGATTGTTCCATTCAGTGCAACAAGGCCATGTTGTTTCGGCTATGCAAGTGGTTAAATTTGCCCCATGGTGACGCAGGCTTCATCTTGCTGATCGCTGTTGCCAGTTAAAAACTCCGCTGCGACTCTGCCGTCTTCTTTTGTGTTCCTCTATTAGCAGGGAGagtattaaattattaaataacaACAGCGTCTTTTGTGTGGTGTGTCAGATGTGTACTGACAAAAATGCCCCTTCTTAATCTTATCAAACTGCTCTTTGTGGGGAGGAACTCTTATCTCCTGACCCAGCGGTAAGCACTTGTTGCATTTAGAAGCAATATTTCTTGTGTTAAAAACAGATCCATGAGGCCCACAACACCTAGGGCTCCACCTTCCTCAATTTTAGGCCCCCACAaccaatgtttaaaaaaaaaaaaaaaaaaaaagcaaattatcaaaaaaaaaaataaaaaatgctaaaacaaTAGTACAACAttagcaaagaaaaagaaaaaaatatcagatattTATCAGAAAGTTTGGGGGGATGGGGGTGtgcaagaaaactatatttctaGTGTTTAAAATGATATACTGAAACATCAGATCAATGATGCTCGActgacatcagatttcttgtgtttaaatgcttgtgaaaggtgaaACACTTTAAAACCTGAGTAAACTCACTTGATTTCTTagaaaaaacatgggaaaaaaggtgatgagcaaactAGCAAGACCCCAAATTAGCAAGAAGTAATtaaaacattacaagaaaatgatttgaaaattagataaataaaataataataaaaaataaccaaaatgaaTTTTGTTTAAAGGGTGAAATAAAAGCTTTGAGGTTGTTTAGCTTCTGGATCTACATTCATCTACTCATggtaaaagattttttttttccaagggtCCCAAAATATCTAAGGACAGCTCTGGTTAAAATAACCCTCGTTTCcatttgtaaatgtaaaacagtcaaagtgagaaaaaaagtggTCAGTGATGGAAGGAGAGGAGCATCtgagctgaaaatgaaacatacCAACCTTAAGATCAGCTGCCCCATAGATTTCTAAAACTGGAATGATACAGTAACACTGTGAGTTACCTCTTAATGCTTCCTCTTAATCTAGCACCTTCCTTTCCCCCTGCAACTGCCTGCACTTCAAAAACCTCCCTACTGGAGACAGGAAGTTTGCCCCGCTTGCAGATGttgccacatgaacacatgagaGGCCTGATAGGAGCCTTTATCAACCATGTCACTTCCCCTGTTCCCTGGGCTCAGCAATGAGGAAGAACTAGGTagccattttacacacacacacacacacacacagacaccatgaTAGTACATCTGAAGGGCTGGGGGAGGTAGAGGGGGTGACTTGGGTCCTTTCTGGATGGTTGGCCTTATCTTCCCTCCCATGCACATTCACAATGTATGCGCCAGATGGCCAGAGAACACACAGAGCCACTAATGGTGCCACTTGATCATGTCTTCGCTCAGCTATAAATCAGTGCATTAACAACAGGCATAAATGCCATACAGAGAGCGTTTGATTGATCCCCATGTGACGCATAAAACCATTtcatgagaggagaggaaacacttAAAGGACAATGTAGATTTAGCCATGCGTGCCTGAGCATTAGTCAATCCCACCATGTAGCATGGAGAAAACACTTCATTTAACGGTTACGATCACAGGCATTAGCCGTAATGTAAACACATTTAGCTGAATCGAACACGTATGCCTCTTTACATTTGTGCACAGACAGGATGTGCATAGTTTTTTtcgtttttgagtttttgctcaTGGCCACTGTGATAGCATAACATTGGCCTGGAGGTATGACTTGCTAAGATGGTTATTATTTTGAGGTCTATTTTAAACAAGTGGTTTTATGCTGGAATCCAGAGGAGAGCTCTCAAATTCCACAAGCCTGGGGAGCCGGCCACAGCAATCAACCCCGCACCCCACCAACTTCATGGCAATGGTGAGTGAAAAGCTGCCCGTCTCCAGTAAAACACCACTGCTCCCATGTGGTCAAAGACAGGCCTGACAGCACTTTTACACCATAGGTATTGCAAgcaggcggacagacagacagaggcccTGCAAACTGTCCAAGAGAAATGGCTGTTTTAACCCTTGGAATCCCACGAGCACATGGGcgggcttttgttttgaaaggttttactTCATCCCCTCAATgagattcactttatttcttttatatagttgtttgtttgtttgtacagtactttacagtatttttctaaacatattttctcctttttttttcctttactaatttcctaatttttttgtactttttttttttttttgctgattttctggtcagttttgttttaacttttcactcatttctcctttccttgtcaccctttttttttccatattacaaacaaaattcactttatttccttttactTTACAGTTGTTTGGTGGGATTTTATAGTAACTGTCTTGTAATCTGtcttgtaaatgtgttttctatcgttattattattattattattattattattattattaccattgtctagtattgttattatatacaaaaattctgtttttggtattttttaaaataaattttctggtcattttattataactttttacacatttctcctttgctcatcaccttttccccatatttcaaacaaaattcactttatttatttatttatttatttttttttttactttatttctttttattattctggtcattttctttaaaCTTTTTAGTCATTTCTCATTGGGTCAacaccttttttccctttttttttttttacagaaatcaagtgaatttgctcaggtttcaaagggttaaatgcttgtgaaaggccttcaggtaattttctggtctttttcttagcttttttttttttttttttttgctaatttgctaatttttGAGCACagtcaagtgaatttgctcaggtttcaaagggttaactaGAAAATGAAACTGCTGGCTGTATTTATGTTAATGCAGATGTGCTGCATCTGATGACTTAAGCCTAGATATTATTATGTATGTCTGCACCAATATCACCACGGCAAATTCCTGTGCATGTATGGCACTTTGTGAGTAAAATGATTCTAATTACCTGCAGTTCCCCTCAACAAGCTTCAGCTGCTCTTGTCAGCCCCCTGTCCTGGCTGATCTGCCGGGACTCCCACACACTTCTACTGCAATGTTAACCTGCTTCTCCTCAATGAGCAGGTCCACTGTCTCGTCTTTATTTAGCCCTGCTTGTGTTGGAATGGGCATGTGTGTCAGGAGGGCTGATGATTGTGCATATGAGGCGAGAGATCAGTGTCAGTTTCCAACAAGGGCTCTATATTTAGCGTGAGGGTAAAGCAGGCTAGGGTACTGGGTGACCTAGCCCGTCTCCACTACAGACACACTTCTCTGGACCCCACCACTCTTTCACCTGctagtttgttttccttttgcactagtgtgtctgtgtgtcttagcgccatttgtattttttggaggagggggtgagttgtacatattttctttttgactgGATTAGtgaaacatgcatgcatatttgaCCAGTTTTATACTGAATGTAATATAATTTTCATTCAACAGCACCAAGAGCCACCATAACAGATCGATGTGACTGAGACAATGGGTGTGCTGCCTAGTAAGGGAACTGTCATCTGCAGGCTAATGAGAATACGACTTGGTGATTAACGAGAGTCAGAGGCAGTGATGTGTCAGTCTGAAGTCCCAGAGGCCAGACTTGGCCTGAACAGTCCTGACCCGCTGGTGAGAGAGGCATATCTGATGGCCCATGACTACATAGACTATGTGACCATGGGCGGGGCAGAGGGCACCATGGCTCCTGCCCCTTCAGTCTGCACTGCGGCCCTGCGCCACGCTGGCGACGAGCTCCTCATCCGCTTCCCAATCTTCTTCAGGCGCTGGCCCCGTGTCTTCCAGGATGTGACCAAGAGCACGGCCTGCCCCACACTCCTGAACATCTTGGATGAGCACTTCTTCCACAGCACCCCCGGGGGGCGCCGCAGGGACCTGGCCTGGAGCGCGGTGCTCTCAGTGTATGTGCTGGCCGGCCAGATGGCCTTGCACTGCCATGAGAGGGGCATGGTGGCCGTGCTGCCCCAGCTGAAGGAGCACGTGGGAGCCTATGTGGAGAGGGTCATCTGCCCTGAGATTCGAGACAAGGGGGGATGGGTAAGTGCTCACTGATGAGCGGCCACATCTACAGGCCCATTTACATTTCAAGTGTGTATATGAAACATAGCATACTACATGCCATCAAAAAGTGCCGTCCCTAGACATTTATTTcactctctgaacaaaattcactttagtcctttttcattttaatttttcagatttttgtacCTTTCTTCAGGGAGGGATAGAGGAGTCATTATGacattttcttatatttatttattttatttttttttggcaaattttaaaatcagttttctttttaactatacacacacacgcatacacacacacacacaaacatatatatatatatatatatacactactcacaaaaagttagggatatttggcttttgggtgaaatttatggaaaatgtaaaaagttcacgctacagtgatattatatcatgaaagtagggcatttaagtagaagcatacactggtgatttcctcatctcaaacaatttcttgaaataaaagccaacaacagtggtggatataccacaacaaaaaatgtcagtgtcaataacttgtcatgtgcccttgagcatcaattacagcttgacaacgatgtctcatgctgttcacaagtcgacttattgtctgctgaggcatggcatcccactcttcttgaagggcggccctcaggacattgaggttctggggtacagagctccgagcctctacacggcgactcagctgatcccataggttttctatgggattcaggtctgagaaagtgcaggccactccatttgaggtaccccagtctccagcagccattccctaatgatacgacctcgatgagctggagcatcaaacacctgatgtgaattttgccgttaaactccttgttagagaacagcaacttgtgcaaacaGTACTgtaacattgaacagttggacatgtgcattcaaaagtttacagaaggtcacattaagttcacctgtaaaggttataatgcattttaggttcatcctgaaatttcacccgaaagccgaatatccctaactttttgtgagtagtgtatatatatatatatatatatatatatatatatacactatattaccaaaagtattcgctcacctgcctttactcatactatgaactgaagtgccatcccattcctaacccatagagttcaatatgatgtcggtccaccttttgcagctattacagcttcaactcttctgggaagactgtccacaaggttgaggagagtgtttataggaatttttgaccattcttccaaaagtgcattggtgaggtcacacactgatgttggtcgagaaggcctggctctcagtctccgctctaattcatcccaaaggtgttctatcgggttcaggtcaggactctgtgcaggccagtcaagttcatccacaccagactctgtcatccatgtctttatggaccttgctttgtgcactggtgcacagtcatgttggaagaggaaggggcccgctccaaactgttcccacaaggttgggagcatggaattgtccaaaatgttttggtatcctgaagcattcaaagttcctttcactggacctaaggggccaagcccagctcctgaacaacaaccccacaccataattcctcctccaccaaatttcacagtcggcacaatgcagtctgaaatgtaccgttctcctggcaacctccaaacccagactcgtccatcagattgccagatggaaaagcgtgattcatcactccagagaacgcgtctccactgctctagaggccagtggcggcgtgctttacaccattgcatccgacgctttgcattgcacttggtgatgtgtggcttggctgcagctgctcggccatggaaacccattccatgaagctctctgcgtactgtacttgggctaatctgaaggtcacatgaagtttgtagctctgtagcaattgactgtgcagaaagtcggcgacctctttgcactatgcgcttcagcatccgctgacccctctccgtcactttacgtggcctaccatttcgtggctgagttgctgttgttcccaaacgcttccattttgttataatagagctgacagttgactgtggaatatttaggagcgaggaaatttcacgactggatttgttgcacaggtggcatcctatgacagttccacgctggaattcactgagctcctgagagcggcccattctttcacaaatgtcttgtttcacagtctgcatgcctgagtgcttgattttatacacctgtggccaggccaagtgattaggacacctgattctgatcatttgaatgggtgagcgaatacttttggtaatatagtgtatatacacagTGGGGAGAACAAGTATTTGATACATTGCTGACTTTGCAGGTTTTCCCACTTACAAAGCATGTAATGGTCTGTAATTTTTTATCATAGGTACACTTCAACTGTGAGAGACagaatctaaaacaaaaaatccagaaaatcacattgtattatttttaagtaattaatttgcattttattgcatGACATAAGTATTTGAtacatcagaaaaacagaactTAATATTTGGTAAAGAAACCTTTGTTTGCAATTACAGAGATCAGACGTTTCCTGTAGTTCTTGACCAGGtttgcacacactgcagcagggaTTTTGGCCCACTCCTCCATACAGATCTTCTCCAGATCCTTCAGGTTTCGGGGCTGTCGCTGGGCAACACGGACTTTCAGCTCCCTCCAAAGATTTTctattgggttcaggtctggagaCTAGCTAGGCCACTCCAGGACCTTGAGATGCTTCTTATGGAGCCACTCCTTAGTTGCCCTGGCTGTGTGTTTCGGGTTGTTGTCATGCTGGAAGACCCAGCCACGACCCATCTTCAATGCTCTTACTGAGGGAAGGAGGTTGTTGGCCAAGATCTTGCGATACTTGGCCCCATTCATCCTCCCCTCAATACAGTGCAGTTGTCCTGTCCCCTTTGCAGAAAAGCATCCCCAAAGAATGATGTTTCCACCTCCATGCTTCACGTTTCGGATGGTGTTCTTGGGGTTGTACTcatccttcttcttcctccaaaCACGGTGAGTGGAGTTTATACAAAAAAGCTCTATTTTGGTCTCATCAGACCACATGACCTTCTCCCATTCCTCCTCTGGATCATCCAGATGGTCAGTGGCAAACTTCAGACGGGCCTGGACATGTGCTGGCTTGAGCAGGGGGACCTTGCGTGCTCTGCAGGATTTTAATCCATGATGGCGTAGTGTGTTTATAATGGTTTTCTTTGAGACTGTAGTCCCAGCTCTCTTCAGGTCATTGACCATGTCCTGCCGTGTAGTTCTGAGCTGATCCCTCATCTTTCTCATGATCATTGCTGCCCCACAAGGTGAGATCTTGCATGGAGCCCCAGACCAAGGGAGATTGACCGTCATCTTGAACTTCTTCCATTTTCTAATAATTGCGCCAACAGTTGATGCCTTCTCACCAAGCTGCTTGCCTATTTAATTGTTCTGTAGCCCATCCCAGCCTTGTGCAGGTCTACAATTTTGTCCCTGATGTCCTTAGACAGCTCTCTGGTTTTAGCCATTGTGGAGAGGTtggagtctgattgattgagtgTGTGGACAGGTGTCTTTTATACAGGTAATGAGTAGAGAACAGGAGGGTTTCTTAAAGAAAAACTAACAGGTCTGTGAAAGCTGTAATTCTTACTGGTTGGTA from Myripristis murdjan chromosome 9, fMyrMur1.1, whole genome shotgun sequence encodes:
- the bcl2l16 gene encoding BCL2 like 16; protein product: MCQSEVPEARLGLNSPDPLVREAYLMAHDYIDYVTMGGAEGTMAPAPSVCTAALRHAGDELLIRFPIFFRRWPRVFQDVTKSTACPTLLNILDEHFFHSTPGGRRRDLAWSAVLSVYVLAGQMALHCHERGMVAVLPQLKEHVGAYVERVICPEIRDKGGWSGFVSRFGKKQDLEGQLKKLCCWTLLLLATGILTYLSWKRWKTMA